From Streptomyces sp. NBC_01551:
GCGTGAAACGGACATGAGCCCTCCAGGGGCGGCCAGAACGATCGATTCCGTTGCGTCATGCACGGAACCTCGCGGCTGGACTACCCGTGATCCACGACTCCGAGCCCTGGATTCACCCGAACGAGAATCAGGCCGCGGCGAGGAGCGGCACACCGAGCGAGGCCGCGTCGAAGCGGCGCAGCAGCAGGCGGGCCAGTTCCGGGGCCGCGCCCAGGACGTCGGCCACGATGTCCGCGCCGCCGGCCGCCGCGCCCGCCGCGATGCGGTCCGGCAGCCGTCCCGGTGCGATGACGTACGGGGCCACCGCGATCCGCCGGACCCCCTCGGCGCGCAGCGCCCGTACGGCATCCTCCGTGCGGGGCAGGGAAGCGGAGGCGAACGCAGGCCGCACGGCGCACCAACCGGTGTGCCGCCACTCCCGCGCGATTTCAGCGATCACTGCGATCGCCTCCGGGTCTGTGGAACCGGCGGACGCGAGCACCACACCGGTGGTGGCGCGGTCCGCCGGGACGAGGCCGGCCTCGGACAGCCGGCGCTCAAGGGCCGAGACGAGCAGCGGGGACGGCCCGAGGACCTCGGCCACCCGCACCGCGAGTCCCGGGTGCCGGACCGTCGCCTCGGACAGCGCCGCCGGGATGTCGGCCTTCGCGTGGAAGGCCCGGGTCAGCAGCAGCGGCAGGGCGACGACGTCGCGGACCCCGTCGGCGTACAGGGCGGCGAGCACCTGGTCGACGCGCGGCGCGTTGAAGTCCAGGTACGCGGTCTCCACGCGCAGCCCCGGCCGCAGCGCCCGCACGCGCCGGGTGAGGGCGTGCACGGTCGCCGCGTGCCGCGGGTCGCGGCTGCCGTGGGCGATGACGAGCAGGGCGGGTGCGCTGTACACGGGACTCAGCTCTTGACCAGCAGGCCGCGGCTGCGCAGGACCCGGCGTTCGAGGGGGCTGAAGATGAGGAGGTCGATGGCGATGCCGACGACCAGGATGAGGATGATCGCGAGGAACACGCCGGGCAGGTCGATGTTGTTGCGGCCGTTTTCCAGGAGCTGGCCGAGGCCGAGGCCGAGGTCGGGGGAGGAGGCGATGATCTCGGCGGCCATGAGGGAGCGCCAGGAGAAGGCCCAGCCCTGCTTGAGGCCGGCGAGGTAGCCGGGGAGGGCGGCGGGCATGACGATGTGGCGGGCGCCGCGCAGTCCGGTGGCGCCCAGGGTGCGGCCGGCGCGGAGGTGGAGGGGTGGGATCTGGTCGATGCCGGAGACGAGGCCGTTGGCGATGGAGGGGACCGCGCCGAGCAGGATGACGGTGTACATCATGGCGTCGTTGAGGCCGAACCAGAGGACGGCGGGGGGTACCCAGGCGACGGAGGGCAGGGATTGCAGGCCTTGCAGGATGGGGCCGATCGCGGCGCGGACGAATTTGACGCGGGCGACGATCAGGCCGAGGGGGGTGCCGATGGCGAGGGCGAGGAGGAAGCCGAGCAGGCCGCGCGAGACGCTGGTCCAGACGACGTCCAGCAGGGTGCCCTTGACCCACATGTCGGCGAGGCTCGCCCATACTGCGGACAGGGCGGGGAGTTTCGTCTCGTCGGTGACGTTGGCGGTGACGAGGATCTGCCACACGAGCAGGACGAGGGTGACGGCGAGGAGGGGCGGGAGGGCCTTTTTGAGGAGGACCTCGCGCAGGGGGGTGCGGTGGGTGGTGACCGCGTCGAGGGCGTCGAGGCCGGCTTCGAGGCCGGCGAGGTCCTCGTGCCTGCCGTCGGCCTTGGGGGTGGTGTCAGTGCTGGCCATGGCGGCGGATCTCCCCACGCAGGTGTTCGGTGATCTCAAGGGACAGCTCGGCGACGTCGGCGTCCTCGATGCGGCGGGGCTGGGGGATGTCCACGCTCCATTGCTTGGCGATCCGGCCGGGGCGGGAGGAGAGCAGGACCACGCGCTGGGCCAGGCGCACGGCCTCGCGCACGTTGTGGGTGACGAACAGGACGGAGAGCCCGTTCTCGGCCCAGATGCGGGTGAGTTCGCCGTGCAGGACGTCGCGGGTGATGGCGTCCAGGGCCGCGAAGGGCTCGTCCATCAGCAGGAGCCGGCTGTCCTGGGCGAGCGCGCGGGCCAGGGCCACGCGCTGGCGCATGCCGCCGGACAGCTCGTGCACCCGCTTGCCGTAGGCGCCGCCGAGCCGGACCAGCTCCA
This genomic window contains:
- a CDS encoding sirohydrochlorin chelatase, which encodes MYSAPALLVIAHGSRDPRHAATVHALTRRVRALRPGLRVETAYLDFNAPRVDQVLAALYADGVRDVVALPLLLTRAFHAKADIPAALSEATVRHPGLAVRVAEVLGPSPLLVSALERRLSEAGLVPADRATTGVVLASAGSTDPEAIAVIAEIAREWRHTGWCAVRPAFASASLPRTEDAVRALRAEGVRRIAVAPYVIAPGRLPDRIAAGAAAGGADIVADVLGAAPELARLLLRRFDAASLGVPLLAAA
- a CDS encoding ABC transporter permease, whose protein sequence is MASTDTTPKADGRHEDLAGLEAGLDALDAVTTHRTPLREVLLKKALPPLLAVTLVLLVWQILVTANVTDETKLPALSAVWASLADMWVKGTLLDVVWTSVSRGLLGFLLALAIGTPLGLIVARVKFVRAAIGPILQGLQSLPSVAWVPPAVLWFGLNDAMMYTVILLGAVPSIANGLVSGIDQIPPLHLRAGRTLGATGLRGARHIVMPAALPGYLAGLKQGWAFSWRSLMAAEIIASSPDLGLGLGQLLENGRNNIDLPGVFLAIILILVVGIAIDLLIFSPLERRVLRSRGLLVKS
- a CDS encoding ABC transporter ATP-binding protein, whose protein sequence is MATTLAKAAEGPVAQLTHAARIEHVSKSFSGPAGSQLVLDDISLDVAPGEFVTILGASGCGKSTLLNLVAGLDKPSAGAIETPGGRPALMFQEHALFPWLTAGKNIELALRLRKVAKSERKAEAERLLELVRLGGAYGKRVHELSGGMRQRVALARALAQDSRLLLMDEPFAALDAITRDVLHGELTRIWAENGLSVLFVTHNVREAVRLAQRVVLLSSRPGRIAKQWSVDIPQPRRIEDADVAELSLEITEHLRGEIRRHGQH